A part of Gossypium hirsutum isolate 1008001.06 chromosome A07, Gossypium_hirsutum_v2.1, whole genome shotgun sequence genomic DNA contains:
- the LOC107939427 gene encoding probable xyloglucan glycosyltransferase 5, giving the protein MAPSLDFSNWWPKDARKGTPVVVKMENPNYSVVEIDGPDAAFRPVEKSRGKNAKQVTWVLLLKAHRAVGCLAWIASFFWALLGTIKKRLIFRQDVAMASEKLGKGKLLFTVIKAFLVTSLTILAFEVVAYLNGWHYFRNPSLHIPRSTDIQGLLHLVYVTWLSVRADYIAPPIQALSKFCVALFLIQSVDRMILSLGCFWIKYKKIKPRIEGDPFKSDDVEGSAYEYPMVLVQIPMCNEREVYEQSISAVGQLDWPKDRLLVQVLDDSDDESIQYLIKAEVAKWNQKGVNIIYRHRLVRTGYKAGNLKSAMSCEYVQAYEFVAIFDADFQPNPDFLKQTVPHFKDNPDLGLVQARWTFVNKDENLLTRLQNINLCFHFEVEQQVNGVFLNFFGFNGTAGVWRIKALEESGGWLERTTVEDMDIAVRAHLNGWKFIFLNDVKVLCEVPESYEAYRKQQHRWHSGPMHLFRLCLPAIITSKIAIWKKANLILLFFLLRKLILPFYSFTLFCIILPLTMFVPEAELPVWVICYVPVFMSFLNILPSPKSFPFIVPYLLFENTMSVTKFNAMVSGLFQLGSSYEWVVTKKAGRSSESDLLASAERESKIMNQLQIQRGASESELSELNRLKEQKEAAPVPVKRVNKIYRKELTLAFLLLTASVRSLLSAQGVHFYFLLFQGVTFLLVGLDLIGEQMS; this is encoded by the exons ATGGCTCCGAGCTTAGATTTCTCGAATTGGTGGCCAAAGGATGCTAGGAAAGGGACACCCGTGGTAGTAAAAATGGAGAACCCTAACTACTCAGTGGTGGAAATCGACGGCCCAGATGCTGCATTCAGGCCTGTGGAAAAAAGCAGAGGCAAAAATGCAAAGCAAGTGACTTGGGTTTTGCTTCTCAAGGCTCATCGTGCCGTCGGTTGTCTCGCTTGGATTGCTTCATTCTTCTGGGCATTGCTTGGAACCATAAAGAAAAGGCTGATCTTTAGGCAAGATGTTGCAATGGCCAGTGAAAAACTGGGGAAAGGAAAGCTGCTCTTCACAGTCATTAAAGCCTTCCTAGTGACTTCCCTCACAATTCTGGCCTTCGAAGTTGTGGCTTATCTCAATGGATGGCATTATTTTCGAAATCCAAGTTTGCACATTCCGAGGAGCACTGATATCCAGGGCTTGCTTCACTTGGTTTATGTCACTTGGTTGTCGGTCCGGGCCGATTACATTGCACCACCCATTCAAGCTTTGTCTAAATTTTGTGTAGCTTTATTCCTTATCCAATCTGTAGATCGTATGATACTTAGTTTAGGCTGCTTTTGGATTAAATACAAGAAGATTAAACCCAGAATTGAGGGGGATCCTTTCAAGTCAGATGATGTTGAGGGATCAGCCTATGAGTATCCCATGGTTCTTGTTCAAATCCCAATGTGTAACGAGAGAGAG GTTTATGAGCAGTCTATCTCTGCTGTCGGCCAACTTGATTGGCCAAAGGATCGATTATTGGTTCAGGTTCTTGATGATTCTGATGACGAAAGCATCCAGTATTTGATTAAAGCCGAGGTTGCTAAGTGGAACCAAAAGGGTGTTAACATAATTTATCGGCACCGCTTGGTAAGAACTGGTTACAAGGCTGGGAATCTCAAGTCTGCAATGAGCTGCGAGTATGTACAGGCCTATGAGTTTGTAGCGATATTTGATGCTGATTTTCAACCTAACCCTGATTTTCTAAAGCAAACTGTGCCACATTTCAAG GACAATCCTGATTTAGGGTTAGTTCAGGCTAGATGGACATTTGTCAACAAGGATGAGAATTTGTTAACTCGTCTCCAGAACATTAACTTATGTTTCCACTTTGAAGTTGAGCAGCAAGTTAATggtgtatttttaaatttctttggtTTTAATGGAACTGCTGGAGTTTGGAGAATTAAAGCTCTTGAGGAATCTGGAGGTTGGCTTGAAAGGACAACTGTAGAGGACATGGACATAGCTGTTCGTGCACATCTCAATGGTTGGAAATTCATCTTCCTTAATGACGTAAAG GTCCTTTGTGAAGTCCCCGAGTCGTATGAAGCATACAGGAAGCAGCAACACCGCTGGCATTCAGGACCTATGCACCTCTTCCGCTTATGCCTTCCAGCCATCATAACTTCCAAG ATAGCTATATGGAAAAAGGCAAATTTAATACTGCTATTCTTTCTATTGAGGAAGCTTATCCTTCCTTTCTACTCGTTCACATTGTTTTGCATAATTCTTCCTCTAACCATGTTCGTACCAGAGGCCGAGCTTCCTGTTTGGGTTATTTGTTATGTACCTGTTTTTATGTCATTCCTCAATATTCTTCCATCCCCCAAATCTTTCCCTTTCATTGTCCCTTATCTTCTATTTGAAAACACCATGTCTGTGACCAAATTCAATGCAATGGTATCTGGATTATTCCAGTTGGGTAGCTCCTATGAGTGGGTTGTGACCAAAAAGGCTGGCAGGTCATCAGAATCTGACTTACTGGCTTCCGCTGAGAGGGAATCGAAGATAATGAACCAACTGCAAATTCAGAGAGGAGCTTCGGAAAGTGAACTTTCTGAATTAAACCGATTGAAGGAACAGAAAGAGGCGGCTCCCGTACCTGTTAAGAGGGTCAATAAGATATACAGGAAAGAGCTCACTCTGGCATTCCTCCTGCTTACAGCTTCGGTTAGGAGCCTGTTATCGGCACAGGGAGTACATTTCTACTTCCTCCTCTTCCAGGGGGTGACTTTTCTCCTAGTCGGTCTAGATTTAATAGGAGAGCAGATGAGCTAA